From a region of the Pseudomonadota bacterium genome:
- a CDS encoding class I SAM-dependent rRNA methyltransferase, with product MTAKKPKSAALPTLSLKRGEERRLRAGHCWVFSNEVDIEKTPLKGFQPGDPVLIEAANGKPVGSGYVNPHSLISARLISRDPQRTLDTVLIAERLETALALRQRYYPEPFHRLVFGESDGLPGLVVDRFGDHLVAQITTAGMERARDAVVEALTQVIKPTALLWRNDSAIRELEGLDRYVQTALGDFPAQVEVQENGCRFQTDPGTGQKTGWFFDHRENRARLARHAQGARVLDLFSYAGGWGIQAAVAGARQVICVDASQAALELAGDNAERNGVVERCEFLKGDAFDVLAHLRHEQQRFDIVVLDPPAFIKRRKDQKAGEEAYRRLNQAALQLIEPGGLLFSASCSYHLERDKLVELMLRGARHLDRGLQVLEHGYQAPDHPIHPAIRETAYLKAVLARVLPGAW from the coding sequence ATGACCGCCAAGAAACCGAAATCCGCTGCCCTGCCTACCCTGAGTCTCAAGCGCGGCGAAGAGCGCCGCCTGCGCGCGGGACATTGCTGGGTGTTCAGCAACGAGGTGGATATCGAGAAAACGCCGCTGAAGGGGTTTCAGCCCGGCGACCCGGTGCTCATAGAGGCAGCCAACGGCAAGCCGGTGGGAAGCGGTTATGTGAATCCTCACTCACTGATCAGCGCTCGCTTGATAAGTCGCGATCCGCAACGGACACTGGATACCGTGCTGATCGCCGAGCGGCTGGAGACCGCCTTGGCGCTGCGTCAGCGCTACTACCCGGAGCCTTTCCACCGCCTGGTGTTCGGCGAATCAGACGGCCTGCCGGGGCTGGTGGTGGATCGCTTTGGCGACCATCTGGTGGCGCAGATCACCACCGCAGGCATGGAGCGTGCGCGCGACGCCGTGGTCGAGGCGCTGACCCAGGTGATCAAACCCACCGCCCTTTTATGGCGCAACGACAGCGCCATCCGCGAACTGGAAGGGCTGGATCGTTATGTACAGACAGCACTGGGGGATTTCCCGGCGCAGGTGGAGGTGCAGGAGAACGGGTGCCGCTTTCAAACCGATCCCGGTACCGGCCAGAAGACCGGCTGGTTCTTTGACCATCGCGAGAACCGGGCGCGCCTGGCGCGTCATGCGCAAGGGGCGCGGGTGCTGGATCTGTTCAGTTATGCGGGCGGGTGGGGCATCCAGGCAGCGGTGGCCGGCGCCCGACAGGTGATTTGCGTCGATGCCTCGCAGGCGGCACTGGAACTGGCCGGCGACAACGCCGAGCGCAACGGTGTGGTGGAGCGCTGCGAGTTCCTCAAGGGCGACGCCTTCGATGTGCTCGCGCACCTGCGTCACGAACAGCAGCGCTTCGATATCGTCGTGCTCGATCCGCCGGCGTTCATCAAACGCCGCAAGGATCAGAAGGCGGGGGAGGAGGCCTACCGGCGCCTCAACCAGGCGGCTCTGCAGTTGATCGAGCCTGGCGGACTGCTGTTCTCGGCCTCCTGCTCCTACCATCTGGAACGCGACAAACTGGTCGAGTTGATGCTGCGCGGCGCGCGGCATCTCGATCGCGGCCTGCAGGTGCTGGAACACGGTTATCAGGCGCCCGATCACCCCATCCACCCGGCGATTCGCGAGACCGCCTATCTCAAGGCAGTGCTCGCCCGCGTGCTGCCGGGCGCGTGGTGA
- a CDS encoding prolipoprotein diacylglyceryl transferase yields the protein MYYHDLDPVLIQLGPLKVHWYGVMYLVAFALGWWLGRVRAAKPGSGWKPEQIGDLVFYFALGAVLGGRLGYTLFYNLAAFLDNPLEIFYIWRGGMSFHGGLIGALIAAWLYGRRHRKGFWQVVDFIAPLVPLGLGAGRLGNFINGELWGGPTGGGWGVVFPHDALGVPRHPSQLYEAALEGLVLFAVVWLFTTKPRPTMAASGLFALGYGVFRFAVEFVREPDAHLGYLAFGWVTMGQLLSLPLILVGVVLLALAYRRERAVV from the coding sequence ATGTACTACCACGATCTCGATCCCGTTCTGATTCAACTCGGTCCGCTCAAGGTGCACTGGTACGGCGTGATGTACCTGGTGGCCTTCGCCCTGGGGTGGTGGCTGGGCCGAGTGCGGGCAGCCAAGCCCGGATCGGGGTGGAAACCCGAGCAGATCGGCGATCTGGTCTTCTACTTTGCACTCGGCGCGGTGTTGGGCGGGCGCCTGGGTTACACCCTCTTCTACAATCTCGCCGCGTTTCTCGATAATCCGCTGGAGATCTTCTACATCTGGCGCGGCGGCATGTCCTTTCACGGCGGCTTGATCGGCGCACTGATTGCGGCCTGGCTCTATGGGCGTCGGCATCGGAAAGGTTTCTGGCAGGTCGTGGATTTCATCGCTCCGCTGGTGCCGCTGGGATTGGGAGCGGGGCGGCTGGGCAATTTCATTAACGGCGAGCTGTGGGGCGGACCCACCGGTGGCGGTTGGGGCGTGGTCTTTCCCCACGATGCGTTGGGTGTGCCACGTCATCCGTCGCAGCTCTACGAAGCGGCGTTGGAGGGCCTGGTGCTGTTCGCCGTCGTCTGGCTCTTCACCACCAAACCGCGCCCGACCATGGCGGCCTCGGGATTGTTCGCGTTGGGCTACGGCGTGTTTCGCTTTGCCGTCGAGTTCGTGCGCGAGCCCGACGCGCACCTCGGCTACCTCGCGTTCGGCTGGGTGACCATGGGGCAGTTGCTGTCGCTGCCGCTGATCCTGGTTGGCGTGGTGTTGCTGGCGCTGGCCTATCGGCGGGAGCGGGCCGTGGTGTGA
- a CDS encoding thymidylate synthase, which yields MQQYLDLMRRIMETGVQKGDRTGTGTLSVFGHQMRFDLAQGFPLVTTKKLHLRSILHELLWFLQGDTNIAYLKENGVSIWDEWADEQGGLGPLYGYQWRSWPAPDGRHIDQISEVVETLKTNPNSRRIIVSAWNVADLPDESVSPQENVRNGRMALAACHSFFQFYVAEGRLSCQLYQRSADTFLGVPFNIASYALLTLMMAQVTGLQPGEFIHTFGDAHLYNNHLEQAREQLGRTPYPLPTMKLNPAITSLFDFTYDDFELVGYQSHPHIKAAVAV from the coding sequence ATGCAGCAATACCTCGATCTCATGCGCCGCATCATGGAGACCGGCGTGCAGAAGGGCGACCGCACGGGCACCGGCACCCTGAGCGTGTTCGGCCATCAGATGCGCTTCGATCTGGCGCAGGGTTTCCCGCTGGTGACCACCAAGAAACTGCACCTGCGCTCCATCCTCCACGAACTGCTGTGGTTCCTGCAGGGTGATACCAATATCGCTTACCTCAAAGAGAACGGCGTCAGCATCTGGGACGAGTGGGCCGACGAGCAGGGTGGTTTGGGCCCGCTATACGGTTACCAGTGGCGCTCGTGGCCGGCGCCCGACGGCCGCCACATCGACCAGATCAGCGAAGTGGTGGAGACCCTGAAGACCAATCCCAACAGCCGCCGCATCATCGTCTCGGCGTGGAACGTGGCGGATCTGCCCGACGAGTCGGTGAGCCCGCAGGAGAACGTGCGCAACGGGCGCATGGCGCTGGCCGCGTGTCACAGCTTTTTCCAGTTCTACGTCGCCGAGGGCCGGCTCTCCTGCCAGCTCTACCAGCGCAGCGCCGATACCTTTCTCGGTGTGCCGTTCAACATCGCCAGCTACGCGCTGCTGACGCTGATGATGGCGCAGGTCACCGGACTCCAGCCGGGCGAGTTCATCCATACCTTCGGCGATGCCCATCTCTACAACAACCACTTGGAACAGGCCCGCGAACAGTTGGGTCGCACGCCCTATCCGCTGCCCACCATGAAGCTCAATCCGGCGATCACCTCGCTGTTCGACTTCACCTACGACGATTTCGAGCTGGTGGGTTATCAGAGCCATCCCCACATCAAGGCGGCGGTGGCAGTATGA
- a CDS encoding type 3 dihydrofolate reductase codes for MTTLSLIAAMSRGRVIGHDNQLPWHLPADLQHFKTITMGKPILMGRLTYESIGKPLPGRRNIVITRDAGYTAPGCEVVHSIESALAAVADVEEAMVIGGASFYAQLLPQADRLYLTFIDAEFQGDAWFPQWSASEWREVERDDHAPDERNPCPYAFVVLERIAAS; via the coding sequence ATGACGACACTGTCGCTCATCGCGGCGATGAGCCGGGGACGGGTCATCGGTCACGACAATCAACTGCCGTGGCATCTGCCCGCCGATCTGCAGCACTTCAAGACAATAACGATGGGCAAACCGATACTCATGGGGCGCCTCACCTACGAATCCATCGGCAAGCCATTGCCGGGTCGACGCAACATCGTCATCACCCGCGACGCCGGTTACACCGCACCCGGCTGCGAAGTGGTGCACTCCATCGAGTCCGCGCTCGCGGCTGTTGCCGATGTCGAGGAGGCGATGGTGATCGGCGGTGCCAGTTTCTATGCGCAACTGTTGCCACAAGCGGATCGTTTATACCTCACCTTCATCGATGCCGAGTTCCAGGGTGATGCATGGTTTCCCCAATGGAGCGCCAGCGAGTGGCGCGAGGTCGAACGCGACGACCACGCGCCGGACGAACGCAATCCCTGCCCCTATGCCTTTGTGGTGCTGGAGCGCATCGCAGCAAGTTAA
- a CDS encoding symmetrical bis(5'-nucleosyl)-tetraphosphatase produces the protein MAIYAIGDVQGCYDELLHLLDHIHFDPGADTLWFTGDLVNRGPNSLEVLRFVRGLGDSAVTVLGNHDLHLLAIASGTRPPRKKDTFEAILHADDRTELLIWLRNRPLLHWDQALGWAMIHAGLPPQWSLKKAAACAAELESVLRGAKHRDFFTHMYGDGPAVWDEKLKGVKRLRFITNCLTRLRYCDRKGRLALDAKGPPGTQSPKTMPWFAVPERASEEQRIVFGHWSTLGFHNERDAHSLDTGCIWGGQLTALRIDSDDLERHSIDCAQGCRPGTP, from the coding sequence ATGGCCATCTATGCCATCGGCGATGTCCAGGGCTGTTACGACGAGCTGCTGCACCTGCTCGACCACATCCACTTCGATCCGGGCGCCGACACCCTGTGGTTCACCGGCGATCTGGTCAATCGCGGCCCGAACTCTCTGGAGGTACTGCGCTTCGTGCGCGGGCTCGGCGACAGTGCGGTAACCGTACTCGGCAACCACGACCTGCACCTGCTGGCGATCGCCAGCGGCACGCGGCCACCGCGCAAGAAGGACACCTTCGAGGCAATTCTTCACGCCGACGACCGCACGGAACTGCTCATCTGGCTGCGCAATCGCCCGCTGCTGCATTGGGATCAAGCCTTGGGCTGGGCGATGATCCACGCCGGGCTCCCACCGCAATGGAGCCTGAAAAAGGCCGCCGCCTGCGCAGCCGAACTGGAGAGCGTGCTGCGCGGGGCCAAACACCGGGACTTCTTCACCCACATGTATGGCGACGGCCCAGCAGTGTGGGATGAGAAACTCAAAGGGGTGAAGCGTCTGCGCTTTATCACCAACTGCCTGACACGCTTGCGCTACTGCGATCGCAAGGGCCGGCTGGCACTCGACGCCAAAGGCCCCCCCGGTACCCAGTCACCGAAGACGATGCCGTGGTTCGCCGTACCGGAGCGCGCCAGCGAGGAACAGCGCATCGTCTTCGGCCACTGGTCGACGCTGGGTTTCCATAACGAGCGCGACGCGCACAGCCTGGATACAGGATGTATCTGGGGGGGGCAGCTCACCGCGCTGCGCATCGACAGCGATGACTTGGAACGGCATAGCATCGATTGCGCGCAAGGCTGCAGGCCGGGTACACCATAG
- the glk gene encoding glucokinase: protein MNFLAGDIGGTTSRLWLGGWHDKSLQTAEERYYSNEAFENFGNLLDTFLKETGVHLPLQRACLAVAGPIRHENGGTVARLTNCPWEIVADDIALQLGATPTRLINDFEAIGWGVRALADDAYETIQAGHPDRKGPRAVLGAGTGLGTVLAIPHDKHWHVLPSEGGHVDFGPGEALDLPLLEALWKQFGHASWERAVSGPGLLFVYRWLCMQQGTTPTLKDPGAVSSAALDNADLVAVDALTRMCRLYGAQAGNLALTTLPRGGLYLAGGIAAQVLKGSFRHAFVRGFLDKGRLSQLMETIPIYLITTPRIGLLGAAFCAAGQAGR, encoded by the coding sequence ATGAATTTTCTCGCTGGGGACATCGGCGGCACAACCTCACGTCTCTGGTTGGGCGGGTGGCACGACAAATCGCTGCAAACGGCCGAAGAGCGCTACTACAGCAACGAGGCGTTCGAAAACTTCGGCAACCTTCTCGACACCTTTCTGAAAGAGACCGGCGTCCACTTACCCCTGCAACGTGCCTGCCTGGCGGTCGCCGGACCGATCCGCCACGAGAACGGCGGCACCGTCGCCCGGCTCACCAACTGCCCGTGGGAGATCGTCGCCGACGACATCGCCCTGCAGCTGGGCGCCACCCCCACCCGGCTCATCAACGATTTCGAAGCCATAGGCTGGGGCGTGCGTGCATTGGCGGACGACGCCTACGAGACGATCCAGGCCGGGCACCCCGACCGCAAGGGTCCGCGTGCGGTACTGGGTGCGGGCACCGGGCTCGGCACCGTGCTGGCGATCCCCCACGACAAGCATTGGCACGTATTGCCCTCGGAAGGTGGGCATGTCGATTTCGGGCCGGGCGAGGCGCTCGATCTTCCGTTGCTCGAGGCACTGTGGAAACAGTTTGGCCACGCCTCCTGGGAGCGCGCGGTCTCCGGACCGGGCTTGCTCTTCGTCTATCGCTGGTTGTGTATGCAGCAAGGTACAACCCCGACATTGAAAGACCCGGGTGCCGTCAGCAGCGCCGCCCTGGACAACGCCGATCTTGTCGCGGTCGATGCGCTGACACGCATGTGTCGGCTTTATGGGGCGCAGGCGGGCAACCTCGCTCTGACAACGCTACCGCGAGGCGGACTCTATCTGGCCGGGGGTATCGCCGCGCAAGTGCTCAAAGGCTCGTTTCGCCACGCCTTCGTACGCGGCTTTCTCGATAAGGGTCGGTTGAGCCAACTCATGGAAACCATTCCGATCTACCTCATCACCACGCCGCGAATCGGTCTGCTCGGCGCGGCCTTCTGCGCCGCGGGCCAAGCCGGTCGGTAA
- a CDS encoding competence protein ComFB, with translation MALFEACHNYYEHLVYEHIHETLMDSGKRHDPQFLEDVACVALNQLPARYVREDVDTGFFLSEGELERMEILVNDAVQHAVETVRGHPLGPHADAESAS, from the coding sequence ATGGCCCTGTTCGAAGCGTGTCACAACTACTACGAACACCTCGTCTACGAGCACATTCATGAGACGTTGATGGATAGCGGCAAACGCCACGACCCGCAATTTCTCGAGGATGTTGCCTGTGTCGCCCTCAACCAGCTGCCAGCCCGCTATGTGCGCGAAGATGTGGATACCGGATTCTTTCTCAGCGAAGGCGAACTGGAACGCATGGAGATCCTGGTCAATGACGCCGTCCAACACGCCGTAGAGACCGTTCGCGGCCATCCGCTAGGCCCGCATGCCGATGCCGAATCCGCTTCCTGA
- a CDS encoding universal stress protein, translating into MSIYKHLLLALDFSPESAYIGQRAKQLADQCGASVVLIHVVEHVPLDLSNDLILAQPVDIDSELIEDARGKLAELADTLGLAAAEQRVELGATKNEILRVAEEAAADLIVVGSHGRHGLALLMGSTANAVLHGAKCDVLAIRVPTEGVQGND; encoded by the coding sequence ATGAGCATCTACAAGCACCTCCTGCTGGCACTCGATTTTTCGCCAGAGAGCGCCTACATCGGTCAGCGCGCCAAACAGCTGGCCGATCAGTGCGGCGCGAGCGTCGTACTGATCCACGTCGTGGAGCACGTGCCGCTCGACCTCTCGAACGATCTGATCCTGGCTCAGCCCGTCGATATCGACAGTGAGCTGATCGAAGATGCCCGTGGCAAATTGGCCGAACTCGCCGACACCCTGGGCCTGGCCGCCGCTGAACAGCGGGTGGAGCTGGGCGCCACCAAGAACGAGATCCTGCGAGTCGCTGAAGAGGCGGCCGCCGACCTGATCGTGGTCGGCAGTCACGGTCGGCACGGCTTGGCGCTGCTCATGGGCTCCACCGCCAACGCCGTGCTGCACGGCGCCAAGTGCGATGTGCTGGCGATTCGTGTACCCACCGAGGGGGTACAGGGCAACGACTGA
- a CDS encoding gfo/Idh/MocA family oxidoreductase: MTDKMRVGVVGVGYLGKIHARIYARMPNVELIGVVDTDPAAAEAVARECGCKAYTETAALLDGIDAVSIVVPTVYHLEVARPFLERGIHMLLEKPIASTLEQGAEIIRLAEQGGAVLQIGHLERYNAGVMKLASRIKNPRFIEAHRIGEFVARATDVDVVTDLMIHDIDIILSLVGAPLRHISATGLPVLTNHVDIANARLEFENGCVANVTASRVSHKRLRRIRIFEENNYEALNFIDQQIDSVKTLRSDADQEWPEIVREKVEIEPCQPLDAELADFVQTIRKGGKPLVDGATGLEALRVAMEVKEKIEQ; this comes from the coding sequence ATGACCGATAAGATGCGAGTCGGTGTGGTAGGAGTGGGTTATCTCGGCAAGATCCATGCGCGAATCTACGCTCGCATGCCGAACGTGGAATTGATCGGCGTGGTGGACACCGATCCCGCTGCCGCCGAGGCGGTGGCCAGGGAGTGCGGGTGCAAAGCCTACACCGAAACCGCGGCGCTGCTCGATGGCATCGACGCGGTAAGCATCGTGGTGCCTACGGTCTACCATCTGGAGGTTGCACGCCCGTTTCTCGAACGCGGCATCCACATGCTGCTGGAAAAGCCGATCGCCTCGACTCTGGAACAGGGAGCGGAGATCATCCGGCTCGCCGAACAGGGAGGCGCGGTGCTGCAGATCGGTCATCTGGAGCGTTACAACGCCGGTGTCATGAAGCTGGCGTCGCGCATCAAGAATCCGCGCTTCATCGAGGCGCACCGCATCGGCGAATTTGTGGCACGCGCCACCGATGTGGATGTGGTCACCGATCTGATGATCCACGATATCGATATCATCCTCTCGCTGGTGGGCGCGCCGCTGCGTCATATCTCCGCGACCGGGCTGCCGGTACTCACCAATCACGTCGATATCGCCAATGCACGCCTGGAGTTTGAAAACGGCTGCGTGGCCAATGTCACCGCCAGCCGGGTATCGCACAAGCGGTTGCGACGTATTCGAATATTCGAGGAGAACAATTACGAAGCGCTCAATTTCATCGATCAGCAGATCGATTCGGTGAAAACCCTGCGTTCCGATGCCGATCAGGAGTGGCCGGAGATCGTGCGCGAGAAGGTCGAGATCGAACCTTGCCAGCCGCTCGACGCCGAACTGGCTGATTTTGTGCAAACCATTCGCAAAGGCGGTAAACCACTGGTCGATGGCGCGACCGGTCTCGAGGCCCTGCGTGTCGCAATGGAAGTGAAGGAGAAGATCGAGCAATGA
- a CDS encoding DegT/DnrJ/EryC1/StrS family aminotransferase produces the protein MSTQPVPYLDLSGEFAGLKEEWFNLIAETGGTGRWILGPNVSALEEEIAAYVGVRHAIAVANGTDALILSLRALGVGPGDEVITSPFTFFASAEAISMVGATPVFADIDPVSFNIHPASIEAKITPRTKGVLPVHIFGHPCDMTGVKALAEQHNLVVVEDLAQAFGAEHTGNKVGSIGDTGGTSFYPTKVLGGYGDGGMIFTDRVEVREALLKLRNHGASAPFMHDELGYNSRLDEVQAALLRIKLRTIEQAVARRNAVAAAYTERLGALDLMVPQIPANGRHAFNLYTLRVPGGRRDALRRHLGDNGVPTAQCYPLPMHQQAVYAHLGGKAGDLPVVEQICTETLSLPIFPDLQIGQIDRVCEVVTAFFSA, from the coding sequence ATGAGCACCCAACCCGTTCCCTACCTGGATCTCAGTGGCGAATTCGCCGGTCTGAAGGAGGAGTGGTTCAACCTCATTGCCGAGACCGGTGGCACGGGACGCTGGATTCTGGGGCCCAATGTCAGTGCCCTGGAGGAAGAGATTGCAGCCTACGTAGGCGTGCGGCACGCGATCGCGGTTGCCAATGGCACCGACGCCCTGATCCTGTCGCTGCGTGCGCTCGGCGTCGGTCCCGGCGACGAAGTGATCACGTCGCCCTTTACCTTCTTTGCCAGCGCCGAGGCGATTTCGATGGTTGGAGCGACGCCGGTTTTTGCCGATATCGATCCGGTCAGTTTCAACATTCACCCCGCCAGCATCGAAGCGAAGATCACGCCCCGCACCAAGGGTGTCTTACCCGTGCATATCTTCGGTCACCCCTGCGATATGACGGGGGTCAAGGCATTGGCCGAGCAGCACAATCTGGTGGTGGTGGAAGATCTGGCCCAGGCCTTCGGCGCCGAACACACCGGCAACAAGGTGGGCAGCATCGGGGACACCGGCGGCACCAGTTTCTACCCGACCAAGGTTTTGGGTGGCTACGGCGATGGCGGGATGATCTTTACTGACCGCGTGGAGGTGCGCGAGGCGTTGTTGAAGCTGCGCAATCACGGTGCGAGCGCGCCGTTCATGCACGATGAGTTGGGCTACAACAGCCGGCTCGATGAGGTCCAGGCAGCGTTGCTGCGCATCAAGCTGCGCACTATCGAGCAGGCGGTCGCGCGCCGTAATGCAGTGGCGGCCGCCTACACGGAACGCCTCGGCGCACTCGATCTGATGGTGCCGCAGATACCGGCCAACGGTCGTCACGCTTTCAATCTCTATACTCTGCGCGTGCCGGGCGGTCGCCGCGATGCACTGCGCAGGCACCTGGGAGACAACGGGGTTCCCACCGCGCAGTGCTACCCGTTGCCGATGCACCAGCAGGCGGTCTACGCTCATTTGGGTGGTAAGGCGGGTGATCTGCCGGTGGTCGAGCAGATCTGCACCGAGACGCTGTCGCTGCCGATCTTTCCCGATTTGCAGATCGGGCAGATCGATCGGGTTTGTGAAGTGGTCACGGCGTTCTTCAGCGCGTAA
- a CDS encoding 3'-5' exonuclease, translating to MGLWKSLFGLDKRRRRLLRKVPKGPLRNYYEIPFPDPDSDWRHVSYLPIDLETTGLNPKKEEILSVGYAAIHGQRLCLSESAHYLTRPSRDIPESSAVVHGIMDDEASGAASLEEALPHMLRALAGKVMVAHYAVIETGFLSEACQRIYGFPLIGPVVDTLELDARILRQTGRIPKQGELRLAALRERYGLPRYPAHNALIDAIAAGELFLAQAAYRSEGKPFPLKRLLAN from the coding sequence ATGGGACTCTGGAAATCCCTCTTCGGCCTCGACAAACGGCGGCGGCGTCTATTGCGCAAGGTGCCCAAAGGGCCTTTGCGCAACTACTACGAGATCCCCTTCCCCGATCCCGACAGCGACTGGCGGCACGTCAGCTATCTGCCCATCGACCTCGAAACCACTGGCTTGAATCCGAAGAAAGAGGAGATTCTCAGCGTCGGTTACGCAGCCATCCACGGCCAACGCCTCTGTCTGTCTGAGTCGGCCCACTACCTGACCCGCCCGTCACGGGACATCCCCGAGTCGTCCGCCGTTGTTCACGGCATCATGGACGATGAGGCCTCAGGCGCAGCCTCACTGGAGGAGGCCTTGCCACACATGCTGCGCGCCCTGGCGGGCAAGGTGATGGTGGCACACTACGCGGTGATCGAAACCGGTTTCCTCAGCGAAGCGTGCCAGCGGATCTATGGTTTTCCACTGATCGGGCCGGTGGTGGACACATTGGAACTGGATGCACGAATACTGCGCCAGACCGGCCGGATCCCCAAACAGGGCGAGTTGCGCCTGGCGGCGCTGCGCGAGCGCTACGGTCTGCCCCGCTACCCCGCCCACAATGCCCTCATCGACGCCATCGCGGCCGGAGAACTGTTCCTGGCGCAAGCGGCCTATCGATCCGAAGGCAAGCCGTTCCCTCTGAAGCGACTGCTCGCCAATTGA
- a CDS encoding cyclic nucleotide-binding/CBS domain-containing protein: MEVELLEIRDFLASHHPFDQLPDAALSELPPKLEVRYFRRESPVPDTGSLWNNLSIIRTGAIELRSPDDELLAHLGEGDLFGYRVSQQEEDSRYRGIAMEDSLLYQLAPEEVDQLCNAYAQFAYFFSPVGGKRLRGAIAQAGQETDTQLNLMSTPVSELIGKRAPIAVSPETSIREAASIMSEKRISSILIVEQEHLFGIVTDRDLRTRVVAEGLDFNLPIMEIATVAPLTLSIDSFAFDALLLMARHNLHHLPVMNEHEVVGMITATDLTERHTTSAVYLAGDIYKQHTIEGLREVSAKIPQLLQNLAAADATAHSSGHIITAVGDAVTTRLLQLAEIKFGPPPVDFTWVAAGSQARNEQTAHSDQDNCMILDNSYDPEEHGEYFREFTKFVCDGLDACGYVYCPGEIMAMTDQWRQPLKGWKEYFSKWINEPNPQALMLTCVFFDLRYIYGDDQLLKDLRQFVLERTRNNTIFLAYMVGNALTHQPPLGFFRNFVLIRGGEHNNTFDLKHTGIAPIVDLARVYALAAGHNAVNTQERLTISASSGEVSEEGARDLRDALEFISSLRIQHQARRLKAGKPANNYMSPDDLSNFERNHLKDAFSIVRTMQSVLAQRYQVGRF; the protein is encoded by the coding sequence ATGGAAGTTGAACTGCTCGAGATCCGGGATTTCCTCGCATCCCACCACCCCTTCGATCAGCTGCCGGACGCTGCGCTATCCGAACTGCCGCCTAAACTGGAAGTGCGCTACTTCCGCCGCGAATCCCCCGTTCCCGACACCGGTTCATTATGGAACAACCTGTCCATCATCCGCACCGGCGCCATCGAATTGCGTAGCCCCGACGATGAGCTCCTGGCGCACCTTGGCGAGGGCGACCTGTTCGGTTATCGCGTCTCCCAGCAGGAGGAGGACAGCCGCTACCGCGGCATCGCCATGGAGGACAGCCTGCTCTATCAACTCGCCCCCGAAGAGGTGGATCAGCTCTGCAACGCCTACGCGCAGTTCGCCTATTTTTTCAGCCCGGTCGGCGGTAAACGCCTGCGTGGCGCTATCGCTCAGGCAGGACAGGAGACCGATACGCAACTCAATCTGATGAGCACGCCGGTGAGCGAGCTGATTGGCAAGCGCGCGCCCATCGCGGTTTCGCCGGAGACATCGATCCGCGAAGCCGCAAGCATCATGAGCGAAAAGCGCATCTCCTCGATTCTGATTGTCGAGCAGGAACATCTGTTCGGCATCGTCACCGACCGCGACCTGCGCACCCGTGTCGTCGCCGAAGGGCTGGATTTCAATCTGCCCATCATGGAGATCGCCACGGTAGCGCCGCTGACGCTCTCCATCGACAGCTTTGCCTTCGACGCCCTGCTGCTGATGGCGCGGCACAATCTGCATCACCTGCCGGTGATGAACGAGCACGAGGTGGTCGGCATGATCACCGCCACCGATCTCACTGAACGCCACACCACCTCGGCGGTCTATCTGGCGGGCGATATCTACAAGCAGCACACCATCGAGGGCTTGCGTGAAGTCAGCGCAAAGATCCCGCAGCTGTTACAGAATCTCGCTGCCGCCGACGCCACGGCGCACAGCTCCGGGCACATCATCACGGCAGTGGGCGATGCGGTCACCACACGCCTGCTGCAGCTCGCCGAGATCAAGTTCGGCCCGCCACCGGTGGACTTCACCTGGGTTGCCGCCGGCTCTCAGGCCCGCAACGAGCAGACCGCCCACTCCGACCAGGACAACTGCATGATCCTGGACAACAGCTACGACCCCGAAGAACATGGTGAGTACTTTCGCGAGTTCACAAAGTTTGTCTGCGATGGTCTCGATGCGTGCGGGTATGTCTACTGCCCGGGAGAGATAATGGCAATGACCGACCAGTGGCGCCAGCCGTTAAAAGGCTGGAAGGAGTACTTCTCCAAGTGGATCAACGAGCCCAATCCCCAGGCGCTGATGCTGACCTGCGTCTTTTTCGATCTGCGCTATATCTACGGTGACGATCAACTGCTCAAGGACCTGCGCCAATTTGTGCTGGAGCGTACCCGCAACAACACCATCTTCCTTGCGTACATGGTGGGCAACGCCCTCACCCATCAACCACCACTGGGTTTCTTCCGCAACTTCGTGCTGATCCGCGGTGGTGAGCACAACAACACCTTCGATCTCAAACACACCGGCATCGCGCCCATCGTCGACCTGGCGCGGGTCTACGCCCTGGCGGCGGGCCACAATGCGGTCAATACCCAGGAACGACTCACTATATCGGCCAGCAGCGGCGAAGTCAGTGAAGAGGGGGCGCGCGATCTGCGCGATGCGCTGGAGTTCATCAGTTCACTGCGCATCCAGCACCAGGCGCGGCGGCTGAAGGCCGGCAAACCGGCCAACAACTACATGTCACCGGACGATCTCTCGAACTTCGAGCGCAATCACCTCAAGGATGCCTTCTCGATCGTTCGAACCATGCAGAGCGTGCTCGCCCAGCGTTACCAGGTTGGGCGGTTCTGA